A segment of the Arachis hypogaea cultivar Tifrunner chromosome 5, arahy.Tifrunner.gnm2.J5K5, whole genome shotgun sequence genome:
CTGATTGCGTGGATTTCGGTGATGGGTTAAACTTTGTTATTTCTGTCAGAACAAGAAGGAAGGATAGTCGGTAGAGGAGAGCTGTGGATCAAGGTTCACAAAAGAAGGGATGGCTCTTATATTAATGATGAGGCAAGAGAAATTGGTGTAAGTACAACTTAATATGATTAGTCATCAAAATTATGATATCTAATGCATCCATACATTATTGCTGCTTCTTAGTTGCCCATTCCTTGTGTGCTGAGCTAAAAATAAGTTGTGAGTTTCTTTTCATTCAATGTTTACAAATACAGTTTTTGGGTCCAACGCTTATACCATGATATAAAGTTGTTACATGTGAAGGATTCAATTAATTTACAAAATATCTGTATGACCAAAAAGGTTATTTATTTGGGCAGAAATTTTGATAATTGCTTTATGAATAATGATGTTTTAACAACTCTAATTATTTGTTTCGAAATATATATGTAACACATGATTAGGAGCAATTATCAAAATTACTAGAATACTAGTATTGAATTATTTCTTTgcccattttatttatttatttatgtatttatacatTTACTTAAATGAGCGATATTCTGAGAGCGTGTAATATGCATAAGTTTAGTAATAGAGAGAGAACAGTAGAAGGTTGGAATCCAAGTTTAGTAATAGAGGAAGAACAGTATAAGTCTCGAAATCCAGGGAGTTCTGAATGATGAAAACTATAGCGTACTTGGGTGTCTTGTGGTTCCTCAAATTGATTTTGTGACAAAACTGGAATGCAATCCATTTAAAAGTATTCTCTGCTCTCACTTCAGATGTATATCCCTATGCATGCTTATGCTTATCGTGTGCCTCAAATATAAACTCAGTTTAAGTTTTAATTAAGTTGAATGTACTTGAATCGGATCCATATTGTTGTTTTATGTCTGTAGGAAAGACTTCTGGAGATTGAGCAACATGATGAGTCTTCTAGAGTCTTGTCCCAAAATGATTCCCTTGCTCAGGTTTTCGGAAGAGAGAAACCGGGTAGAGTGCGTGGAGTGGGTTTTGGACCGACTCCTAGTCAACTATTTGGTACAAATTTGCAACCGTCAGTAAACAGAGTTCAAGTAGAGGAGATGCAAAGGAAGCTGAATGAACTACAGACAGAACTGGAAGCCGAGAAGTTGAAAAGGAAGGCGATGAAAGATGAAGCAGCAGCAGACAATAAAAGGATAAAGGTAATGGAGAGTTCTTTGATTTATCTTTTCAACGGCAGGGTGAGGAGTTGCCACCAGAGATTGCTGCAGAGATGTGTTCAACGGAATGATACAATAGAAAATAGTACTTTAGGATTGAAATTATTTTGGATTGAtgcatacttttttttaaaagtagACTATGCAACTCTTAGCAAGAGAGATATTTTGTTGATATTTTGATAAATACATTTTGGTTTGCGGATATTTTTCTGGTTTTGTCACAAGTTTAGATTCTATCCGTCAATACAATCACtcctaaaataattagaaatctaaggaacaaaatttattataatatttaagataattttatgtgatttcataaataaaaatccaaattctgcttttttttaatttttttcttaacttGGCGGCGGTTCTTAAACTGCCAGAAAGACTAAAAAATAAGACACTTGTATGGAAGATTGCGGTGGTTCGGAACCGCCTATAAACATGGAGACAAACCAGACATATACTGCGGCGGTTGTACCATAGCCGCAAAATACATTGTACAAACTGAATTGATTCGCGGCGGTTTTTAAACCGCTGATAAACAAGATGACAATCGTAGAACGTtaattttgcggcggtttttgTAACAAATGCCACGAAATACGTATTTAGCGGCAGCTATACCAGCGGTTGTTGGAAACCGCCGCTGAACTCACTCCCACCGTCATAACCAGGGCGGTCTCCATAGCCGCCGGAAATCTATTTTCCGCTAAAGGGAGGAAAAAGCGCCGCTAAGCTCCGCCTCAGCCAGAATATATTCACCACAATGTTCACTTACCCTCTCTTTCCCAGCACAATGTTTCACTTTTTCTCAACACGTATTTTCTTTGTCTGCATTTTGGTTTGAAAAACACCGATTTCATCTCCCATTGTCAACACGTGTCATACATGCAAGGCTGCAGGTTGCCAAACGCAACCTGCGACTTGCTTTTACGCTGGTCAAATGCAACCTGCGTTTTATGATACTCCAAATTGGTCAAAGGCTGCTCCTATCTGCATGCAAGGAGGCACAAGACACGTTTCATTTTTTTGGACTCCTTTTTCTACCAAACGCATCCTGCGTTTTGTAGCAGGTGGCAGAATTTTGTACCCTATTCTAAACAAAATGTTACATGTATTTTGCAGGTGACTGATGTACGCAAGTCCACATTTGTAAAAAATACACCATTGATCTATATTGATGATTATTACCATTATTTAATccataactaaattaatttttgtaatttggtACTAAAATtcatttagttaatatttttttagattttttgatATATGTGTTGCTATCATCAACCaaaatagtaatataatataaacgctaaaaatagtttaatttattgTCAATATTTTATGATTTTGGAGAAGAGATAGAGGGAATGAAATtgagtgaaagagaaaataatgTTTTTGACTTTGAAGGTCTTCAAATGACTTGAGAATATGGGAGTTGGATtaagaaataatataataatttttaatagtttATAAAATAGGTTATGCTGTATTCGgaaattatgatattattttaaattttcttttattttgatagCATTCAATCTTTAATATAAACTATGGTAGAATTTACACTATActcaaaatttaattacaaatattaatttaaagaATCTCACCACTTTGTGACTCATATCACCTAAGCTACATGTACACCTAGCTTAATACTAACCACTCTAACTACTAATCTAACTTAGACTTTTGTGTgatctaactttttttttgtcttttatatcttttaaataaaatttaaattcaaacaataaaaaaaatttaacaacactcaatctcaaaataataataataataataataataataataataataataataataataataataataatcccaGCAAAGATGGTGTATATTCAATCAGAAGCGGTTTTATCTTCTTTGATTaactttttcatatatatatatatatatatatatataatttaattttttaaagtgtAATAATATGTATTATACAtgtgataagattaaaattataattttaagttattttattaaaattaatttaaattataataatttaattaataaaaaagtaacatattacgcgtttaaaatatttttaatctatgTGGTGTTAGTGTATCTACTCTAATGTagtaattatttgtttttattaatttatttttttcaataagttAGACATATATACTTACCAATAAATATGTATGTGTTATTTTATTATCAAGTAAATTAAAAAGGTATAAAAATTAGCTCAAAATGAACAACAATAAATTAGTAGAGAATTTGAATGCACAAATTTCTTTAATAAatagtaaataatttaaaatcactaaaaaaataattcaacatTTTCCTTTGATACTTGCAAAATATGTACCTGAAACATtattatgataattttaatatcCTCAAGATGTAAATATGGAATAAAAATGTATTACCAATTAGCACctagaatttttttaattgatagtaataaattttaataaatttgactaaGAGATTTagaaattatctttttattataagCTCTCAAAAACTCTATATACCACATTCATCATATATTTATCTTCCAAGTGTCTGTGATTTTGAAACAGCACTCGCAAACCATCTTTAATCTTGATAATGCAATATACAGCTGACCACTTATTTGGTTTAGAGTTATTTGTGGGTTTGGTTGTAACAGGTAGCATTATTAAATTGATAGTTGTAGTGAACTCAAACTCTTCTGTAAATAATTACTAAGGGACCCGAAATGGAAAAGTACACAGATAGCTTAGTCAAGTGCATAGCACAACACAACAGAACATATAGAATTGTTTTTTGTAAtatctattttgtttattttttatttttatcatagattatagttatttttaaaatatttatttaatatatactgTGTTAATTCTAAGAGTATTttctaaaaaagatatatttataaaaatagatataatataattacaaatacaacataaataaattaaataaataaaaggttaAATTAATGTGCTTATTATAACACTATACTACAGAGAACCTTATACTTAAGTCATAAGATCGAGGTGGTGAgttattacgacctctaaaagtaaaatgatatataatataatataatatagtgaaaaaaaatttataactagTAGCCTTTGAAGATGTAATTCCTCATAGGAGCCTTAACATCCATATTATCATCAGCATGGTGGAATTTTCTTGTGATGTAATTCCTCTCATCCTTTTCTGAGTAACCAAAGTTTGACGACCCACAAACCTCGTTAGCCAATATAAGGTCGATCTTGTTGGGTCGTATGCCAGCTTCATCGTTATTCTCAATCACACACTTTGCATGCATGGTCAACTCTTTTTTCTCGTGATAATGGACCGATTTCTTAGTAGAACATGGGTAAAAATGCTGCAATTCTAACTTCGATACCATCCAATCATCCTTCTCCCTATCCAACATCACATACATCCTTACTCTATCTCGTGATTGTTTTTCTGTTTTCTTGAGATGTTACTTTCACTTGAGACTTCCGATAACCTTCCGATTGTAATGAATTGTCTGATTAATGAATATTTTTAACTCATTTCTCGTCTTGTCAAAATTTGTGTTCCTAATCTTAGTTATGAACCCAAATTTCTTTGcgtaatttgaataaaatttatgtGCTGGCTGCAACGAATTAAAATGCAATCCTAAACTTGGGATCTTCTCTACACAAATGAGACTGTGATCTAACAACtgtaaatcaattaaaaaaatattcaatgctgCTCACACTAATATATTGGTTTTTAATAACTCATTAGTAATATCAAAGCAATAATTACAGTTCATACTTCATAACCCAAGTTTGTTTTATCACTTCCCAACTTAATGATGTCTGTACCGTCTTGCACTTGCAATTAAAAACACCCAAATATAACTAATAAGCAAACCAAATACAGAATCCATCCATATGATGAGGCAAAATATACACAAGGCAAACACCCAAAGAAAACTTGTCCAACAAAAACATATTCCTGAATAAATACTCTTACATAAAAAGATACATCCAATGAACCTAGATACATCCAAAAATGTAACAAAAATCATTAACAAatgaaatacattaaaaaatatccATTAATCCACCTACTCAAAAGGGAAGGTCTAATAATGCAAACAATACAAATCCGAAAAAAATATCATTGATCAATCTTGTAAATTACAATACAAACATAATAACTTGCTTGCAAAGAAGCATACAACTTGCATTTAAATATGCCCACAATactataaagaaagaaagaaagaagcatCCTATAtgcataaaaaacaaaaacaatcggAATTAACATGCAAAGTAAACCACTATGTACCTTGTGAACATGTTGATTATCATCACCCCTCAAACATACAATATTGTCTTTCGTAAATTAGAATGATCACTCACATCAATGGATGTTGCTTTCAATCCTTCTTCACCAATTGTAAGTTCTATCGACGAAGCGGGTGGTGATTCACGGGCTGCGATGCAGCCAGACTTGCGGGCGGGGCTTAGTGCGGGGATACGGGTGAAGGTGCTTGTGGTCTTGATGAACAGCGTTGTGTGCAGCCTCCCGTTGCAGACTAATGAGAGTGTGGGTCGCATTACGGAAGGCATTGGGGGGCAGCTCCTGATCGTACATACGGGCGGAGATGCGGGCGGGGTGGATGTTTTGCGTTCGTAGGGGGTTTCACCGAAATCACATTGCGTGAAAATGGATGAGGGAGACACGTAATTAGaattcttaattttcaaattttgattaatgagtgattatttaaattttaatttttaaaaaatacaaaatcaatATTTATTAATGATAGTTGTTTAGAGTTGGCTGGTTTAAAATTGTttacttatactttttttttttagacaAATAGATTGCATCAtccaaaattaattaatcaaataattaaaagCTGAACTTTGGATTATATTGATCGAGTGAATGTTGGTTAAGtagcatttttttattaatttgtatTAGTAAtgttttaagattaaaaaaaattggtcttATTAACACCTACTACAAGTTTATGGTTAAAAGTTGAAAAAACAGAGACATGCACACAAatttaagaaataataaaatagtagataTTAGAATGTAATTCAATTAAGTATGTGTTGTAGtcataaaaaatttaagtatGTGTTGTGGTTGGTATGGTATCACTTATCGTGTTAGTAAATTTTAATGATATTAGTAATAAAAGTGTCGGAAGAATTAATGTAACCAAGTTAAAATCTCTGAAGGagaaatttgtttaatttttttttaaaaaaagtttaaatatttaCTCGTATGATTAAACTCTTAAAATTGTGGGCATCCACAAATTATTCTTTTGTAATTTACATATACAGTTAAGCATAATATGAATTTCACTGAATGTCCAAGTACCATATGCTAGTGATGTTATTATACAAGATCATCTCCCACggtaaataaatagataaaaaagagCCATCATAGAAAACATAATATTCAAACCAAAGAGAAAAGGAAACTCCATGGTCTCACAACATCATTCCAATAACATTTTACTTGGCAGCAGCTTTAGCAGTAACCCATTTACGTCGAAAAGCCTTACAAAACAAAACAAGCTTGTCATCAATCTCTGGAAGAGTTTCAATCACAACTGAATTCGCAATAAAATTTTTAGTCCAATTCGCTAACTCTGGAAACTTGTCGACGGTGAGGACCTTCTTTCCATTCATCTTTTCTAACACATATAGAAAAGGCAAGAAGCTCCCAAGGGCAATGTCAATGAATCCAACGTCGTTCCCTCCAAAGAAGGGCTTTCCTTCACTGCATTTGTTGAATGCCACTTCCAACGTCACAAGCACTTCTTCCTCCAATTGCTCAAAGTGTGGCTTCctttcctcttcatcttcaaaagCCATTAGAATGTTCCACATGCAAACAAATAACTACGTACACCCAAatttaattgcaaaaagaaatTGATTGAAAACCAACGTTAAAATGAAGTAGGTATGCATACAATTAGAAGGATGTAAGATCTATATATTTGGattatttaggatttttattcttCCGAAAATGGTATAGGAAAGTAAATGTAAATAAATAAGTTTTAGTCTTTAAAAGTGGTATGGAAaagtaaatttaaataatttaagttTTTGTACGTGTTATGCTGACTTTGATTTAGAGATAGAAATGCTATGGGACAACATTTTGGATCGAGAAAAATGAGGAATTATATTGTTGGTTCAAATCCAAGAAAaatgcaaaagaaaaatattataataagttTTTCTTGATATAAAAGATTTTAGGTATAATAAATTTAATGATAATCTATTTTCAAATCAATGTGAAAATTAAATGAATATATTAAATCTTGAACTATTTATatttatgataaataaaaatattctacgaatataaaaactcaataataactatttatatttatgataaataaaaatGCTCGACgaatataaaaactcaataaccAAATCagtcatcatatatatatatatatatatatatatatatatatatatatatatatatatagttttaataACTTTAATGATATCCTACAGTCCAAATCAtcaatttaaaaatgaaaatttaaatacGAAACTATCTATATTTATGATAAACAAAAATGTtctacaaatataaaaaattattaactaaattatttattatataattatgtatatttatatatttattttttatatttttttaatttagtaattaactaTATGAGTACTGCTATACATACAAGTTTTTTTGACATACAAGTCATTTAAGTCACTTATATAACACGCGTGTGAAATCACGTTTCTCTTTGTATTccgcgttcctcctcctcctctttcttattcttttccttcttctttgcgtttttcctcctttttcttcgcgtatttcatcttcatcgtcgttttttattactgttgttgttgctgcatttttttccctCCTTCTCTTTCTATTGATATTGCaacattatgatttttttttctttgtttgatttttttctcccaagaagaattatgagaaaatgaaataagaagatgaagaagaaga
Coding sequences within it:
- the LOC112800971 gene encoding glutathione S-transferase U17, giving the protein MMAAKRSDLKLLGGWFSPFVTRVKIALNIKGLEYENIEEDLNSKSDLLLRSNPVHKKIPVLIHGDKPICESSIILQYIDEVWSNAPSILPQDAYDRAIATFWVSYIDDKLFVCMWNILMAFEDEEERKPHFEQLEEEVLVTLEVAFNKCSEGKPFFGGNDVGFIDIALGSFLPFLYVLEKMNGKKVLTVDKFPELANWTKNFIANSVVIETLPEIDDKLVLFCKAFRRKWVTAKAAAK